In one Vagococcus entomophilus genomic region, the following are encoded:
- a CDS encoding DUF1129 domain-containing protein — MAVEEKNVTSVAPKESIEALEKQLTKRNEQYVFDLKKKLQESALNETTIKATVYEVVSVLVKEQKKGTTARQLFGTPSEYVSKLANRPAPVKANKLWEIWLDNSLLLLVFLAGMGGVINLISKTSQSVSSFGLITMILAAFSGGYVFYIMDKYVYRYARENIPKEKRPGLIKSTAIMMLILLAWFAVFSFAAFIPASINPQLDPVVNLILAGVTFGVRYLLKKRFGIQGTILRPN; from the coding sequence GTGGCGGTAGAAGAAAAAAATGTGACTTCGGTAGCTCCAAAAGAGTCAATTGAAGCGTTGGAAAAGCAATTAACGAAAAGAAATGAACAGTATGTATTTGACTTGAAAAAAAAGCTACAAGAGTCTGCTCTAAATGAAACGACCATCAAGGCAACGGTTTATGAGGTTGTATCTGTGCTTGTGAAAGAGCAAAAAAAGGGAACAACGGCACGCCAATTGTTTGGTACACCTTCGGAATATGTGTCAAAATTAGCGAATCGACCAGCTCCTGTGAAAGCAAACAAGCTGTGGGAAATTTGGCTTGATAATTCCTTACTTTTATTGGTCTTTTTAGCTGGCATGGGAGGCGTAATCAATCTCATCTCTAAAACCAGCCAATCTGTCAGTTCATTTGGACTGATTACGATGATTTTAGCGGCGTTTTCTGGAGGCTATGTTTTCTATATCATGGATAAATATGTCTATAGATATGCTAGAGAAAATATACCGAAAGAAAAACGTCCCGGCTTAATCAAGTCAACAGCCATTATGATGCTGATTTTACTTGCGTGGTTTGCGGTATTTTCTTTTGCAGCATTTATCCCAGCGTCAATCAATCCTCAGTTAGATCCAGTTGTAAACTTGATTCTTGCTGGAGTAACATTTGGCGTACGCTATTTGTTGAAAAAACGATTTGGCATTCAAGGAACCATCTTGCGTCCAAACTAA